Part of the Ornithorhynchus anatinus isolate Pmale09 chromosome 8, mOrnAna1.pri.v4, whole genome shotgun sequence genome, aatcgggggagacggatgggcaaaacaagacaacataatcacgataaatagaatgaagggattggacacctcattcacaaagtaaatagggtaataaaaatctagacaaatgagcagagtgccgaggggaagggagagggggaggagcggagggaaagggggctcagctgaggggaggcgaagggggagcagagagggagcagagggaaaaggcgaagctcaatctgggaaggcctcttggaggagctgtgtacagagcacttggagtgtacagagcaccgtactagacgctCGGAAGAGTGTAACactaagcggacacattccctgcccgcgacgaactgacagtctagcccgtcctcctccacctctctgacaGGCCCCGAGCTGCAGCTCTCCAACTCCTTGGGACTTCTTTCCCACTGTCGTCCTTTTTTTtccggtgtctgttaagcacttactatgcgccaggcaccttattaagcactgggtagatacaagataatcaggttggacacagtgcacgtcccacttggggcccacagctttattcccccattttacaggtgatgtaactgaggcacagagaagtgaagtgatctgcccaaggtcacgctgccgacactgggcagagccgggactagaacccagctcctctgtctctgagacccacgctccatccagtaggccacgctgcttctcctgcaccctcaaccaaccaatcagtcgtatttatcgagcgcttactgtgtgtgcggagcactggactgagcgctcgggaaagtatcaTGCAGcagacgcgtttcctgcccacaatgaggttacagtccagagtgggaaacgtattagtataaataaattacggatatgtacctaaatgggGAGgattaaagggagtaagtcagggcgacgcagaagggggtggaaggaaaggaaaagagggtgtatcagggaagacctcctggaggaggtgtgcttttaataaggttttgaaggcggggagagatcCCCCGTAGctttcccctccctcggccccccggatctccccgtgccctccctcccactctcccagggGGATTGGGCTGGTCCCTTTTGGGGAGCCCCCGGGGAGGCGACGGAGGAACTGCTTGAAGACGGGCACGTCTGAGCACCTTTTGGTTTCCTTGAGGGCTTGTGCCCGGACAGAGACTTCAGGGTGGAGCGTGGAGGCTTCTCGGGCCGGCCGGTGTACAACCTGAAACGTATACCAGACTCCAGGTACGCTGGGCCGGGCGCCTCTTGAGCTTTTTCGGTCAGAGAGCCGGGTACCCTTCGCGGGTCTCTGGTACCTGTGGTGTCCCGGGGAAGGGGggcgtgagggaggagaggggacgagACCAGGGAGAAGAGGTGAATGGAGGCGTCGTGGGcggggggagagttaggggtgtcgGATGGCCCTCGCTGGgtccctggggggagggagaggggagagtcacggGTGTTGGTCCgggtgggtcactgggggagaggcggggatgatgaagaggggagagtcgggggtgtgggatggtctagTTCCGGAGGACGTCCAGCACACGGGCCCGCCGGGTATCCTGGGGGCCCCGTCGGAGAGGGATGGGCCGAGGGGCCTCCCCGGGGCGGCCTCGCTCAGAGTCTCCTGTCCTCGCCTGGCCCAGGCTGCTGGTTACGAGCGGCCCCCCGGGCGGTGCCCTGCAAGTCTGGGAAATGGCGGAGGACAGTGGTGAGTGTGTCTGCatctcggccccccgccccgagctGCCTCCGGGAGGGTGGGCACGCTGGGGGCGGGAAGGCGGGTGCTACCGGGGGCCGTCCGACCCCGCTGCTGCTGCCTTCCTTCCccggggggtggccgggggagCTGGTGGTCCAGAGCCCTCTGTTGTCCGTTGTGGCCTTGGAGCTGGGCGGCTGGGGTGGGCGCGGGTGCTGCGGGCCGCCTTCCTTGAAGAAGCCCCCCTCATGGGGTCCCGCTGCCCTCCCCCAAGATGTCATCCGAGCCGCGAGCACCGTCGGCACCGGGGCGGCCGCCGGGGGCCCGTGGCCCAGGATCGCCGCCACCgtcggccgggcccccggggtggTCCACGGGGCCAGACTCAGCGACGTGCAGGTCACCGAGGTGGAGTCGCGGGCCGTCGTCTTCAGGGCAGGTACCGacagcgggcccggcccggctcgcgggccccttccccctccgcgcctcccacctcctcggtCCGGCTTCCGCCGGGCATCCGCCGGGCCAAGGGAGCCCGGTgaaccccccgcctccctccagacctgccccccacccccctccctgccccttcgccTAGCCGAGCCGGGGGCAAACCCTCCTCCCGCGCTTGCCGCTCTCCAGGGCTGAGCGGCGACGACGAAGTGAGCAGTCTCCAGGTCCTGGACGCGGACACCTTCCTCCTCTGCTCTGCGTCGGGGAGGCTCGGCCTGCTGGACCTCCGCcaggccccggggaccccggcgaGCCTGGGACCCgtccccgggcccgccggggAGCGCTGGTGCGCTGGGGCCCGcgaccgggccgggggcggcgcgggCGGCCCGGACCCCGCCGTCGCCAGCCTCTCCTCGGGAGGGCAGCTGCGGATCACCGACCTGCGGAACCCGCGGCGGCCCGCGTGGCGGGCCCGCCGCCCGGGGACCGCCGTGCCCGGCGCGGACGGGGAGCTGCTGCAGGTGACCTGGGCTCCGGCTCTGGACGGCTGCCTGGCTGTTTCAGGTAGGGTGGAGCCGGGCGTCGGGACGTCGACCTGGTACTTGCAGCCGCCAGCGTAGTCCTTTCCAGGCTCAGCGTGCCCCTCGCCCCTCAGTCTGGCCCTGGcctcggcccccaccccggggtctCAGGTGACTCCTGCTGCCTCCCAGCACGCACGGCAGaaccccctgcccccggggcaCCCGGGGACGTCGGCcctgccgccctcccctccctgcccgcagCCCAGCTCCTCCAGCCCCGGGAGTTTTGCCTGCCGTTAGGACAGAGGCCCCCCGGCcaagaccgtgggcaagtcagcgGGCAGAGCAGGCCAGTGCCCCCCAGTCCAGCCCCGGGGGGTGGCAGAACACAGACGAGGGTCTCGTGGGCTGGGTGGGGCCTTCGGGAAGCggcgtgtggcctagcggaaagagccggggcctgcaggtcagagggacctgggttctaattccggctccgccgctggcccgCCGGACCCCGGACAAGTCTCCCGACttctctgcttccatttccttaACGCGTAACGGGGATGccgtacctgttttctctcttcgaCCGGGAGGCCCATCTGGGACCGGGGTGTGTCCGAGTGGGGACAgcgacttctgtctcccccagtgcttagaacagcgcttggcacgtcgtaagcattAAAGAAATAATTATCATTCTCGtaattttttaacggtatttgttaagcacctgctgtgtaccaggcactgtgccaagcgcggGGCTAACTACGAGGTAATCAcgatggatgcagtccccgtcccgggcCCACggtgttaatcgccattttacagatgaggtgaccgaggcccagaggagccaagtgacctgcccgaggtcacacggcagggaagtggcggagcggggattagaggccaggtccttctgcctcccggagcccgagcccgagcccgtgctctagccgctaggccacgccgcccctCTGTTTTCCCAAGAGCCCAAAGCCCCCCTCACCCGGCTTCTTTGTATAGTGGAGGTCCACAGCCCCGATTTCCGGGTTCGGTCCCCAGGCCTGGAGCCTCGCTTCCAGCCACCTGTGCTCCTCTCCAGGGCTCGATGGCACCGTCGAAGTCTACGACACCACGGCCGCCCCAGGGGACGGAGCGGAGCCGCTGTTCGTGCACAGGGGTCACCTCTTCATGGCCCCCGACGGCCCAGGGGAGATCCCGCCGCCGGTCACTGCCCACACCTGGCACCCCTGGCGCCCCAGAACGCTGCTGTCGGCGGCCGCCGACGGCTCCCTGCACGTGTGGGACTGGACGGACCCTCGGGCCGCCGGCTGACGTGGCCTCCCGCTcccggcgggagggaggaaggagctggGCCCGCTCCCCGAGAGGGTGGGCGTCCTCCTCCTGCCACCTGGGGCCCACCGACCCCGGAGCCCAGGAGTCCCATCTCCGTCCCCTGCCTCGGTCCCGGGACGTGAAATCCAGCTGAAGGGCGGGACCCCCGTTCCGGGCTCGGGTCGGggtgggcgggccgggccccAGAGCCAGCCCCTGCCCTGGCAGCGGTGGCGACGGAGGGCAGCAACCCTCCCGGCCCCTGAGGAGCACGCGGAAGCCGCTTGCTCTGGGCGGCAACTGGGCCGCGGTCACCCGGCACCTCCGGTCCTGAGCTcggagccccccgccgccgccgccgccgccggagtgAGGTTGGTCAAGGGGCGTCGCTGGAGGAGGGAGCCTGAGCGGACTCGGCCCGGGTCCAGCGCAGGGGCAGGAGCCGAGGCCTCCGACCCTCACGCCGTGGACCTCGCTCCCCCTCGTGCCCAAGGGTCTGACTACCCTCGCCTCGAATAAACGGTCTCCAGCGTATTCTGTGCTTGGTGCTGGTGGCGAAAGGCCAGGGGCTGCTTAGAAGGGACGGGGGCATCCACAGCCACTTCCTGGAGGGCTTCGGACAAGGACTGGTGCGTGCCGGACCCCGGGGCagctctcctcccagccctcggACTATCTTTTGTTTTtgtaaatggtatctgttaaacgcttcgcTG contains:
- the WDR73 gene encoding WD repeat-containing protein 73 isoform X1, whose translation is MAAGPGAMEGDWLFDSLRLYKDLHAFELQGPTRAIEWTGDKSICVAGCEHQKKNEILQLLLPPKLCAQEKQGLCPDRDFRVERGGFSGRPVYNLKRIPDSRLLVTSGPPGGALQVWEMAEDSDVIRAASTVGTGAAAGGPWPRIAATVGRAPGVVHGARLSDVQVTEVESRAVVFRAGLSGDDEVSSLQVLDADTFLLCSASGRLGLLDLRQAPGTPASLGPVPGPAGERWCAGARDRAGGGAGGPDPAVASLSSGGQLRITDLRNPRRPAWRARRPGTAVPGADGELLQVTWAPALDGCLAVSGLDGTVEVYDTTAAPGDGAEPLFVHRGHLFMAPDGPGEIPPPVTAHTWHPWRPRTLLSAAADGSLHVWDWTDPRAAG
- the WDR73 gene encoding WD repeat-containing protein 73 isoform X2: MTLYKDLHAFELQGPTRAIEWTGDKSICVAGCEHQKKNEILQLLLPPKLCAQEKQGLCPDRDFRVERGGFSGRPVYNLKRIPDSRLLVTSGPPGGALQVWEMAEDSDVIRAASTVGTGAAAGGPWPRIAATVGRAPGVVHGARLSDVQVTEVESRAVVFRAGLSGDDEVSSLQVLDADTFLLCSASGRLGLLDLRQAPGTPASLGPVPGPAGERWCAGARDRAGGGAGGPDPAVASLSSGGQLRITDLRNPRRPAWRARRPGTAVPGADGELLQVTWAPALDGCLAVSGLDGTVEVYDTTAAPGDGAEPLFVHRGHLFMAPDGPGEIPPPVTAHTWHPWRPRTLLSAAADGSLHVWDWTDPRAAG